From Solea solea chromosome 20, fSolSol10.1, whole genome shotgun sequence, one genomic window encodes:
- the aste1b gene encoding uncharacterized protein aste1b isoform X2 translates to MEVLMQRGVPLVQCPAEADWEIACLAHQWKCPVLSNDSDFYIFDLPGGYLPHHFFQWANLHGKASNQYISARCYTTNGLCQRFGGMNQELLPLCAVLAGNDYGTPKDAETLLALLDVNTLGRGGGKGKGPNSRIEGLLLWLSSFSSLAEALEEVSRLMGDEGGRGKRGQKGGLSSQLWSGMQEYHITSPSSLARWFSGGKVAPGGHTSGLAQFPEWLSQAAAQGLLSPLVVDTLVMRRVLLFPQVENSKLSSSHCSARTIRQAIYGVLQRGGQDNVGLGGSAQQRRGAGGAVQAQAMRVQENTSKGMRGDGGRRGQSGGGRGQGIHLPTQQGVNVGSSTERAAGEDSVHAPGSTDPISVEEYDRLELNIKKNQVEAHPPRTPICLDTLGQAPVAVRRNILLDVLEVRESSLSAVPLHLRLAVAVTSFWLRAAIPTPSQHHLQALVLGLVYGENNQPAATHYQYAVSQINWAAERSVWSRLYQKRARPGERRGLDIGVAHSFSQWQACLWSALCFNQLLLLPLPEPQLSWLFSGTLVHGLLRYLKGGGEAESLLAGGSLSGQLYSSLLDAVKNCSSKAHPSSSAAGRGRRGKGRGRRGRGGSGRGARGGGQGIEEINRFSLLMKEESSNDDW, encoded by the exons ATGGAG gTCCTCATGCAGAGAGGAGTCCCACTTGTCCAGTGTCCAGCAGAGGCCGACTGGGAGATTGCATGTTTGGCTCATCAGTGGAAATGTCCAGTTCTGTCCAATGACAGTGATTTTTATATCTTTGACTTGCCAG GTGGTTACCTGCCACACCATTTTTTCCAGTGGGCCAATCTTCATGGGAAAGCCTCGAATCAGTACATCTCAGCTCGGTGCTACACCACGAATGGGCTCTGCCAACGCTTTGGAGGCATGAACCAGGAGCTGCTACCCTTGTGTGCTGTCCTTGCTGGTAATGACTATGGCACTCCAAAAGATGCTGAAACACTCCTTGCTCTGTTAGACGTCAACACATTAGGGAGAGGTGGTGGCAAGGGTAAAGGTCCAAACTCCCGTATTGAAGGCCTCCTTCTCTGGCTGTCCTCTTTTTCAAGCCTGGCTGAAGCTCTGGAGGAAGTGAGCAGGCTGATGGGAGATGAAGGTGGACGAGGCAAAAGAGGACAGAAAGGTGGGCTCAGTTCACAGCTTTGGTCAGGTATGCAAGAGTATCACATCACCTCTCCAAGCTCTCTGGCTCGCTGGTTCTCAGGAGGAAAGGTAGCTCCAGGAGGACATACATCTGGGCTTGCACAGTTTCCAGAGTGGCTTTCACAGGCTGCAGCACAGGGGCTGTTGTCCCCCTTGGTGGTGGATACTCTGGTAATGCGTAGGGTTCTGCTGTTTCCACAGGTGGAGAACAGCAAACTCTCCAGCAGCCACTGTAGTGCCAGGACTATACGTCAGGCTATATATGGGGTATTACAGAGAGGAGGTCAGGATAATGTGGGTCTGGGTGGTAGTGCACAGCAACGGAGGGGAGCAGGTGGAGCTGTCCAAGCCCAGGCTATGAGGgtacaagaaaacacaagcaaggGGATGAGAGGTGATGGAGGGCGAAGGGGTCAAAGTGGTGGAGGTAGGGGTCAGGGTATACATTTACCCACACAGCAGGGTGTAAATGTAGGATCGAGCACTGAACGAGCAGCTGGTGAAGATTCCGTACATGCTCCAGGCTCCACTGACCCAATAAGTGTGGAAGAGTATGACCGTCTGGAGCTAAACATAAAGAAAAATCAAGTGGAGGCACACCCACCCAGAACCCCTATATGCCTGGATACACTTGGTCAG GCTCCCGTGGCAGTGCGTCGTAATATCCTGTTAGACGTCTTAGAAGTGAGGGAGTCGTCCCTGTCTGCCGTTCCTCTCCACCTGAGACTTGCTGTGGCAGTGACAAGTTTCTGGCTGAGAGCGGCCATACCGACACCCTCACAGCACCACCTGCAGGCTTTGGTGCTGGGCCTGGTTTATGGAGAGAACAACCAACCTGCTGCTACCCATTACCAATATGCTG TCTCACAGATAAACTGGGCTGCAGAGCGCAGTGTGTGGTCCAGGCTGTACCAAAAACGTGCAAGACCAGGCGAGAGGCGGGGCTTGGACATTGGAGTGGCTCACAGTTTCAGCCAATGGCAGGCCTGCCTGTGGAGTGCACTGTGTTTCAATCAGCTattgctgctgccactgcctgAACCTCAACTGTCATG GTTGTTCAGTGGTACCTTGGTGCATGGTCTTCTCAGATATCTTAAAGGGGGAGGGGAAGCGGAATCTCTCCTAGCTGGGGGTTCCCTGTCTGGACAGCTCTACTCTTCCCTCTTGGATGCTGTGAAGAATTGCAGCTCCAAAGCCCatccttcctcctctgcagcGGGGAGAGGGCGGCGAGGCAAAGGCCGTGGAAGGAGAGGACGAGGGGGCAGTGGAAGAGGAGCTCGAGGAGGGGGGCAGGGGATAGAGGAAATAAACAGGTTTTCTCTCCTGATGAAAGAGGAGTCATCTAATGACGACTGGTAA
- the aste1b gene encoding protein asteroid homolog 1 isoform X1 yields the protein MGVHGLTTYVEGNKNFLKDVKFRDSRLIIDGCSLYFRLYFTHCLDQSHGGDYDAFAGLLTQFLTALEACNIQPYVVLDGGMDPSDKKFTTLRHRLQSKIKEADNLSHGRSGCVLPILTRNVFIQVLMQRGVPLVQCPAEADWEIACLAHQWKCPVLSNDSDFYIFDLPGGYLPHHFFQWANLHGKASNQYISARCYTTNGLCQRFGGMNQELLPLCAVLAGNDYGTPKDAETLLALLDVNTLGRGGGKGKGPNSRIEGLLLWLSSFSSLAEALEEVSRLMGDEGGRGKRGQKGGLSSQLWSGMQEYHITSPSSLARWFSGGKVAPGGHTSGLAQFPEWLSQAAAQGLLSPLVVDTLVMRRVLLFPQVENSKLSSSHCSARTIRQAIYGVLQRGGQDNVGLGGSAQQRRGAGGAVQAQAMRVQENTSKGMRGDGGRRGQSGGGRGQGIHLPTQQGVNVGSSTERAAGEDSVHAPGSTDPISVEEYDRLELNIKKNQVEAHPPRTPICLDTLGQAPVAVRRNILLDVLEVRESSLSAVPLHLRLAVAVTSFWLRAAIPTPSQHHLQALVLGLVYGENNQPAATHYQYAVSQINWAAERSVWSRLYQKRARPGERRGLDIGVAHSFSQWQACLWSALCFNQLLLLPLPEPQLSWLFSGTLVHGLLRYLKGGGEAESLLAGGSLSGQLYSSLLDAVKNCSSKAHPSSSAAGRGRRGKGRGRRGRGGSGRGARGGGQGIEEINRFSLLMKEESSNDDW from the exons ATGGGTGTCCATGGTCTGACCACTTATGTGGAAGGGAACAAAAACTTCCTAAAAGATGTGAAGTTCAGGGACAGCCGTCTGATTATTGATGGCTGCAGTCTGTATTTCCGCCTCTACTTTACCCACTGTTTGGACCAGAGCCATGGAGGCGACTACGATGCATTTGCTGGCCTGCTCACCCAGTTCCTGACGGCACTGGAAGCCTGCAACATCCAGCCCTATGTAGTACTGGATGGAG GTATGGATCCCAGTGACAAGAAGTTCACCACTCTGCGACACCGTCTGCAGTCCAAAATAAAGGAGGCAGATAATTTATCTCACGGTCGCAGTGGCTGTGTTCTCCCCATCCTcacaagaaatgtcttcattcaggTCCTCATGCAGAGAGGAGTCCCACTTGTCCAGTGTCCAGCAGAGGCCGACTGGGAGATTGCATGTTTGGCTCATCAGTGGAAATGTCCAGTTCTGTCCAATGACAGTGATTTTTATATCTTTGACTTGCCAG GTGGTTACCTGCCACACCATTTTTTCCAGTGGGCCAATCTTCATGGGAAAGCCTCGAATCAGTACATCTCAGCTCGGTGCTACACCACGAATGGGCTCTGCCAACGCTTTGGAGGCATGAACCAGGAGCTGCTACCCTTGTGTGCTGTCCTTGCTGGTAATGACTATGGCACTCCAAAAGATGCTGAAACACTCCTTGCTCTGTTAGACGTCAACACATTAGGGAGAGGTGGTGGCAAGGGTAAAGGTCCAAACTCCCGTATTGAAGGCCTCCTTCTCTGGCTGTCCTCTTTTTCAAGCCTGGCTGAAGCTCTGGAGGAAGTGAGCAGGCTGATGGGAGATGAAGGTGGACGAGGCAAAAGAGGACAGAAAGGTGGGCTCAGTTCACAGCTTTGGTCAGGTATGCAAGAGTATCACATCACCTCTCCAAGCTCTCTGGCTCGCTGGTTCTCAGGAGGAAAGGTAGCTCCAGGAGGACATACATCTGGGCTTGCACAGTTTCCAGAGTGGCTTTCACAGGCTGCAGCACAGGGGCTGTTGTCCCCCTTGGTGGTGGATACTCTGGTAATGCGTAGGGTTCTGCTGTTTCCACAGGTGGAGAACAGCAAACTCTCCAGCAGCCACTGTAGTGCCAGGACTATACGTCAGGCTATATATGGGGTATTACAGAGAGGAGGTCAGGATAATGTGGGTCTGGGTGGTAGTGCACAGCAACGGAGGGGAGCAGGTGGAGCTGTCCAAGCCCAGGCTATGAGGgtacaagaaaacacaagcaaggGGATGAGAGGTGATGGAGGGCGAAGGGGTCAAAGTGGTGGAGGTAGGGGTCAGGGTATACATTTACCCACACAGCAGGGTGTAAATGTAGGATCGAGCACTGAACGAGCAGCTGGTGAAGATTCCGTACATGCTCCAGGCTCCACTGACCCAATAAGTGTGGAAGAGTATGACCGTCTGGAGCTAAACATAAAGAAAAATCAAGTGGAGGCACACCCACCCAGAACCCCTATATGCCTGGATACACTTGGTCAG GCTCCCGTGGCAGTGCGTCGTAATATCCTGTTAGACGTCTTAGAAGTGAGGGAGTCGTCCCTGTCTGCCGTTCCTCTCCACCTGAGACTTGCTGTGGCAGTGACAAGTTTCTGGCTGAGAGCGGCCATACCGACACCCTCACAGCACCACCTGCAGGCTTTGGTGCTGGGCCTGGTTTATGGAGAGAACAACCAACCTGCTGCTACCCATTACCAATATGCTG TCTCACAGATAAACTGGGCTGCAGAGCGCAGTGTGTGGTCCAGGCTGTACCAAAAACGTGCAAGACCAGGCGAGAGGCGGGGCTTGGACATTGGAGTGGCTCACAGTTTCAGCCAATGGCAGGCCTGCCTGTGGAGTGCACTGTGTTTCAATCAGCTattgctgctgccactgcctgAACCTCAACTGTCATG GTTGTTCAGTGGTACCTTGGTGCATGGTCTTCTCAGATATCTTAAAGGGGGAGGGGAAGCGGAATCTCTCCTAGCTGGGGGTTCCCTGTCTGGACAGCTCTACTCTTCCCTCTTGGATGCTGTGAAGAATTGCAGCTCCAAAGCCCatccttcctcctctgcagcGGGGAGAGGGCGGCGAGGCAAAGGCCGTGGAAGGAGAGGACGAGGGGGCAGTGGAAGAGGAGCTCGAGGAGGGGGGCAGGGGATAGAGGAAATAAACAGGTTTTCTCTCCTGATGAAAGAGGAGTCATCTAATGACGACTGGTAA
- the si:ch73-345f18.3 gene encoding uncharacterized protein si:ch73-345f18.3 produces MFRSFCCCCFLVENSVSERRPLLQPRPSDLSEAVSARQIPSTHSAQKVRQSGRLVLRRLGVPELDQRFSDVTETFNEQQHHYESMVQHISSLRQSCECSHGDTLAFSECVAKVKEEHQAKYKVSLKMKGYDFCLSVVPVGSDSECAEGPEEILPPHLKLAQDELRGTSERARSTISRGTMLQELFGWLLRSSDQMAEQVKEAAPSYQEQGRLSENLEENMREVRRVKELSLGYRQQAGEVLTEAAQIAGANL; encoded by the exons ATGTTTCgttctttctgctgctgctgcttcttggTAGAAAACTCTGTGAGCGAG AGGCGACCTCTCCTGCAGCCCAGACCATCAGACCTGAGTGAAGCTGTTTCAGCAAGGCAGATCCCATCAACCCACAGTG CACAAAAAGTGAGGCAGAGTGGCAGGCTGGTGCTGAGGAGATTGGGTGTGCCAGAGTTGGACCAGAGGTTTTCTGATGTGACCGAGACCTTCAACGAACAGCAGCACCATTATGAGTCCATGGTCCAACACATCAGCAGCCTGCGACAGAGCTGTGAATGTTCCCATGGTGACACGCTGGCTTTTTCTGAGTGCGTTGCGAAGGTCAAAGAGGAGCACC AGGCCAAATACAAAGTGTCGCTTAAGATGAAAGGCTATGACTTCTGCCTGAGTGTGGTTCCTGTGGGGTCAGACAGTGAATGTGCAGAGGGACCAGAGGAAATTCTGCCTCCACATCTGAAGTTGGCTCAGGATGAACTGAGGGGCACTTCCGAGCGTGCCAGATCCACCATCTCCAGGGGCACCATGCTTCAAGAACTGTTTGGCTGGCTGCTCCGCAGCAGTGACCAAATGGCTGAGCAGGTGAAGGAGGCAGCACCATCTTATCAGGAGCAAGGACGACTGAGCGAGAACCTGGAAGAGAACATGAGGGAAGTGAGAAGGGTGAAGGAGTTGTCGTTGGGATACAGACAACAAGCTGGTGAAGTCCTCACCGAGGCTGCACAAATCGCAGGGGCTAATTTGTAG
- the klhl7 gene encoding kelch-like protein 7, which produces MTGIASPEKAPSSKKKSERKCALKEEYRQLSSIMGVMNNLRKQGTLCDVTLVVQGKHFPAHRVVLAAASHFFSLMFTTKMMESMSHEVELRSAEPEIIELLIEFVYTARISVNSGNVQSLLDAANQYQIEPVKKMCVEFLKGQVDATNCLGISSLADCMDCPELKAAAEDFFQLHFTEVYKLDEFLHLDVKQLTHLLHQDKLTVRAEAQIYDAAVRWLKYDVCNRQQYMVEVLGCVRFPLVSKTFLSKTVQGEPLIQDNPQCLKMVISGMRYHLLSLEDREDLGESSRPRRKKHDYRIALFGGSQPQSCRYFNPKDSSWTDIRCPFEKRRDATAVFWDNVVYILGGSQLFPIKRMDCYNVLKDSWYSKLGPPTPRDSLAACPAQGKIYTSGGSEVGSSALDLFECYDTRTESWQVKASMLMARCSHGSVEANGLIYVCGGTVGNNVSGRILSNCEVYDPSTQQWRELSGMREARKNHGLAVVNNRIYAVGGQGPLGGLDSVEYYDIASNEWRAASAMPWRGVTVKCAAVGEVIYVLAGFQGVGRLGHVLEYHTDTDRWVTCSKVRAFSVTSCLICVVDTCGVNEDEDMDLIDSQSHAASTAPASDSASSSSS; this is translated from the exons ATGACGGGGATAGCGTCTCCAGAGAAGGCGCCCAGCTCCAAGAAGAAGAGCGAGAGGAAATGTGCTCTCAAAGAGGAGTACAGACAGCTGTCCAGCATCATGGGAGTCATGAACAACCTGAGgaagcag gGCACCCTCTGTGATGTGACCCTGGTGGTTCAGGGGAAACACTTTCCTGCCCATAGAGTGGTGCTCGCTGCTGCAAGCCACTTCTTCAGCCTCATGTTTACCA CCAAAATGATGGAGTCGATGTCCCATGAGGTGGAGCTGAGGAGTGCTGAGCCTGAGATCATTGAGCTGCTGATTGAGTTTGTCTACACGGCTCG GATCTCAGTAAATAGCGGCAATGTCCAGTCTTTGCTGGATGCAGCCAACCAGTACCAGATTGAGCCTGTGAAAAAGATGTGCGTGGAGTTTCTCAAAGGACAGGTTGACGCAACAAACTGCCTGG GTATTTCATCCCTCGCAGACTGTATGGACTGTCCTGAGCTGAAAGCGGCAGCGGAGGACTTCTTCCAACTCCACTTCACTGAAGTCTACAAACTAGACGAGTTCCTGCATCTAGATGTTAAACAACTCACACATCTATTACACCAGGACAAACTCACCGTCCGTGCAGAGGCTCAG ATTTATGACGCAGCAGTGCGCTGGCTGAAGTACGATGTGTGTAACAGGCAGCAGTACATGGTGGAGGTGTTGGGGTGCGTTCGCTTCCCCTTGGTCTCCAAAACCTTCCTGTCTAAGACGGTGCAGGGTGAGCCCCTCATCCAAGACAACCCCCAGTGCCTCAAGATGGTCATCA GTGGAATGCGCTACCACCTGCTGTCCCTGGAAGATCGGGAGGACCTTGGAGAGAGCAGCCGACCAAGAAGGAAGAAGCACGACTACCGCATCGCTTTGTTTGGAGGCTCCCAGCCACAGTCCTGCCGCTACTTCAACCCAAAG GACTCCAGCTGGACAGACATCCGCTGCCCATTTGAGAAACGCAGGGACGCAACAGCTGTATTCTGGGATAACGTGGTCTACATTCTGGGTGGCTCACAGCTCTTCCCTATCAAGCGTATGGACTGCTATAATGTGCTGAAGGACAGCTGGTACTCAAAGCTGGGCCCACCCACACCACGCGATAGTCTGGCTGCCTGTCCCGCTCAGGGAAAGATCTACACATCCGGGGGTTCAGAAGTTG GTAGCTCGGCCTTGGACCTTTTTGAATGTTACGACACAAGGACGGAGTCGTGGCAGGTGAAAGCCAGCATGCTGATGGCTCGCTGCAGTCACGGCTCAGTGGAGGCCAACGGGCTCATCTACGTCTGTGGAGGAACAGTGGGCAACAATGTCTCTGGCAGGATCCTCAGCAACTGTGAGGTCTATGATCCCAGCACACAACA ATGGAGGGAGCTGAGTGGGATGAGAGAGGCCAGGAAGAATCACGGACTGGCGGTGGTAAACAACAGGATCTATGCCGTTGGAGGGCAGGGACCGTTGG gCGGACTGGACTCGGTGGAGTACTACGACATTGCCAGTAATGAGTGGCGAGCTGCTTCTGCGATGCCCTGGCGGGGTGTGACGGTGAAGTGTGCAGCAGTCGGTGAGGTCATCTATGTGCTGGCTGGGTTTCAAGGTGTGGGCCGGCTTGGACACGTCCTGGAGTACCACACTGACACCGACAG GTGGGTGACTTGCAGCAAGGTGCGAGCGTTTTCTGTCACCAGCTGCCTGATCTGTGTGGTCGACACGTGTGGAGTCAATGAAGACGAAGACATGGACTTAATAGACTCTCAGTCACACGCCGCGTCCACTGCCCCTGCGTCTGACTCtgcctcatcatcatcctcatag